A single region of the Zootoca vivipara chromosome 2, rZooViv1.1, whole genome shotgun sequence genome encodes:
- the ST6GALNAC2 gene encoding alpha-N-acetylgalactosaminide alpha-2,6-sialyltransferase 2 produces MGSARWKRLCLLFLIGITFSVIFYGHYYTTTDSSRLLQQETLGPAQAELPRDVRNHSLPRESIIKRGNPTKDSPERRILNHPKEKDLLTPNLSQSGLCPHSLKSKVKVDPTMRKQFDFGIPVLMGKQHFTPETWEKLKEHKVPYGWRGLSHSAIASTVQLLNDSTSSRLFSKTGLPDGCSRCAVVGNGGILNGSRQGKEIDAHDFVFRLNGAVIKGFEEDVGTKISFYGFTVNTMKNSLIAYAEYGFTQIPQGKDIRYIFIPSDLRDYIMLKSAILGTPVPEGYDKGDEPQQYFGSEASDGKFKLLHPEFVHYLTERFLRSEIINSQFGHLYMPSTGALMLLTALHTCDQVSAYGFITDNYRAFSDHYFEQEKKPLVFYANHDMLLEAELWKSLHRTGIMKLYQR; encoded by the exons ACTGCTGCAGCAGGAGACACTGGGGCCAGCGCAAGCAGAACTTCCCCGAGATGTCAGGAACCATAGTCTGCCCAGAGAAAGCATCATAAAGAG GGGGAACCCAACCAAAGATTCACCTGAGAGAAGAATTCTTAATCATCCCAAGGAGAAG GATTTGCTCACGCCAAACCTTTCTCAGTCCGGTCTGTGTCCCCACTCACTGAAGTCCAAAGTAAAGGTAGACCCAACGATGAGGAAGCAGTTTGATTTTGGCATCCCGGTGCTGATGGGGAAGCAGCACTTCACCCCAGAGACCTGGGAGAAGCTAAAAGAGCACAAGGTCCCCTACGGCTGGCGTGGCTTGTCACATTCAG CAATTGCATCCACCGTGCAGCTCCTCAATGACTCCACCAGCAGTAGGCTCTTCAGCAAGACCGGGCTACCAGATGGCTGCAGCCGCTGTGCTGTGGTTGGGAACGGTGGGATTCTGAATGGCTCTCGTCAAGGCAAGGAGATAGATGCTCATGACTTCGTCTTCAG GCTTAATGGGGCCGTGATCAAAGGCTTCGAGGAAGATGTTGGGACGAAAATCTCCTTCTATGGTTTCACAGTAAACACCATGAAGAATTCCCTCATTGCTTATGCAGAATATGGCTTCACGCAGATACCACAGGGCAAG GACATCCGCTACATTTTCATCCCCTCGGATCTACGAGATTATATCATGCTGAAATCCGCCATATTGGGCACCCCGGTCCCAGAGGGGTATGACAAGGGCGATGA GCCACAACAATATTTTGGATCTGAGGCATCTGACGGAAAGTTCAAGTTGCTGCACCCTGAATTTGTGCACTACCTAACAGAGAG GTTTTTAAGGTCAGAAATAATAAACAGTCAGTTTGGACATCTCTACATGCCCAGCACTGGAGCCCTGATGCTTCTAACAGCTCTTCATACCTGTGATCAG GTCAGTGCCTATGGTTTCATCACCGACAACTACAGGGCATTCTCCGACCACTACTTTGAGCAGGAGAAGAAGCCATTGGTCTTCTATGCCAACCACGATATGCTGCTGGAAGCTGAGCTGTGGAAGAGTCTGCACCGGACTGGCATCATGAAGCTGTATCAACGGTGA